In the Saccharococcus thermophilus genome, GAAGCAAGGCTGCGGCAATATTCACTCGTCTCTTCATCCCTCCGGAGAAGGTATTTACCGCATCTTTTGCCCGCTCTGTAAGGCCGGTTTGTTCTAATACTTCCGCGATTCGCTGCTTTAACTTTGTTCCGCGAACTCCGTACATTTCTCCAAAAAATACAAGGTTATCATAGGCACTCAGTTGTTCGTATAATGTGATCGCTTGTGGTACATATCCAACTAGACGACGAATAGCATGCCGTTGTTTCACGGAATCCATTCCTAATATGGTAGCAGTTCCGCTATCAGCCTCGATGATCCCTGCAAGAATTTTCATCGTCGTTGATTTACCAGCTCCATTTGGCCCTAACAAACCTAAACAAGTTCCTTTTGGTACAGTAAATGTAACGTCTTTCAAGGCTTGTTTCTTGCCGTATGCTTTTTTCAAATGTTTTACATCTAATACGGTCTCCATATGCATCCTCCTTAGGATGTTGATCAAATTTCGTTCTTTTCCTCTCATTAAGTCAGCATGTAGGTTGTAGTTTCATATTTTTTATTTTTTTGAAAAACAAACATTATCACTCCTCTTCCAATTTGATGCTTTGCTGACTGGATACATAAGTGAAATAACATACTATGATAAGAATAAAATAAGGAGATACAGTACAACCTTGATCGTTACAGTCGACGGTAATTGATTCTCAATCAACTGTTGTAAATGCGTATAATGAAAACGAATCGTAAATAAAGAGCAATTAGGGGACGGAAATTATATCGTAAATAATATTCTAATAATTTTAATATTTATCAATATTATAACATCACTGTGCCCATTGGTCTAATGATTTTCCATACTCTTATCTGATATCATCGGTGTGTTTGTGTACGATGATTTTTCTATTTTTTAAAACAATGACCTCATCTAGCATTCTTTCCATGCACGTAATCAATTGAGAAGAATTAACATGCTGCTATCTTCCACATAAAATTAAAGTTAATAACTGATTGACACGCAGTGTTTGGTTCATGATAAAAGTACTCTTTCTCCTCTTGATAATACTTTTCAATTAAGATAATAATTTCTTTTTTTCCAAAGCCCAAAGTCTTCATTTCCTGTGGAAATTTTTAGATTGGTGATGTACTAGCGGATTGAGGTGTCGGAAGTTATTGAAAGGGGATCGTCGCTGATGGCATCTATAATTTTCACGTGGTTGGCATGAGATGCGTAAAAACAAATTTGCCATTCCTTTACCCCTTAAATTCCAATATAATTACAAAAAATCATCCTGTAATTTGCAGGATGACTTATCAAATAAAAGAGCTGAATTCCTTACAACTCAGCTCATTTATTCTTTATAAAATAGTATAGGAACCATACTGCATGGTTTTGCTCATCTGCTGCTGCACGGCGAAAAACATCTTTGATATATGGATTGTTTGTCTCCTCAGCAATATCTAGGTAAAAGTCAACCGTTTCCTGTTCATCTTTCAAGGCATATTCTAATCCCTTAACGTAGGTATTAGGACATTTCTCAATAATTTTTACATTAGGCTGCATACCTGTCAGATTTACATATATTTGTGTAAACCGTTGATAGTGTTTTATTTCATCGTCACGAATTTCAAGGATTTTAACCCTTTGCTTATCCGTAGGAGCCATTTTGGCTAATTTAGCATAACATTGAATGGCGCTATATTGTCCGCTAATTGCCTTTTCAATGTCACGTATTAATTTATCTGATTGTATGCTTGATTGTCTGTTAAGGTTAGCATAGTTGTAAATATATGGATACATTATAGGTCCTCCCCAATATTTATTCATCTTCATATTATGATGAATATAACATTGGGTGCATGTTTTACGGTCCCTTTTCCCCTCGGCTATCCATTTGCCAAATTAGCATTTCGTAAGCGAAACTCATTCTATAAAGTGATGAAAAAATAGTAACCAAACAACAGCGTCATCATCAGCATTAACGTTGCTAAAAACAACACGAGCGGACGGGAGGTGCGAAATGTTTGCTCGTTGATTTGTTTAGCTTTTTGGAAATAGCCAATGGTCGAGAAGATGATGGTGCATATTCCCGTGACCACCGATAATATGCCGATTGTCTGTACTGCCGCTGTTGATAAAACGTGAGCAGATGACCGGATATGTAAATTAATGATCAAAAAACCAATGCCTGTGATGGCAATCGCAGTGCGAATCCAGGCTAAAAATGTTCGTTCGTTGGCTAAGTGTTGCTGAATGTATTTGGAGTCTTCCGTTGTCGTTTGCGTTTTTTCCTTCATCATTCCATGCACCTTTCACTACTTAACACATCATTTTACAAAAAAATTCTCTTCCCTAGTAAACGATATCAGCCTTTAGCCGCTCTGTCTACTAGTAAGGAGAATCACATCATTTTTCCCAATGTAAAACATTTCATGCATTATCATTAGTACAAAACAATATTATCAGAAAATTAACAAATAATCTCCCTTATACCTTTATAATAATAGTAAACAAAACTTTGGAAAATGCACTAGTTACTATTTAGATGGAGGTGTCATCATGAGCGTCGGCCAGGAATACTTAAAGGTTGTAAGAAAACAGTTTTTGGACATGAAAATGACTGCGGAACGCGCCATGGAACAATTGTCCGACGATGAGCTTTTTTATCGTTTGAACGAAGAATCCAATAGTATTGCCATCATTGTCAAACATATGAGCGGCAATATGATTTCCCGCTGGACCGACTTTTTCCATTCAGACGGTGAAAAACCAAATCGCGACCGCGATGCGGAATTCATTAACGATTGGAGCACTCGGGAAGAAGTTCTCGCCTGCTGGGAAAAAGGCTGGAACACATTTTTCACTACATTAAATGAAATCACCGAAAATAACCTGTTAAAAACCGTGACGATTCGAAATGAACCGCATTCCGTCATTCAAGCCATTGAAAGGCAAATGTACCATTACTCCTATCATATCGGGCAAATTGTTTATATCGCGAAACAAATTAAGTCTACAGACTGGAAAACGTTGACGATACCAAGAAAAAAATAAAAAAGATGGAGAACATCCACCTCTCCACGTCCCAATAACAGGAGATATTTACATGATTTTATAAATGTTTAACAAACTGCTTATACCTCCCTTTATCATTTTGCCAAGAAGTCCCCCCACCTCTAAGCAGTGCTCAGGTGGGGGCGAAGTGAAGACAGCTCAATCAGACGAAACTTTGGCTGCTTCGTTTGTCCGCTTCAGCCACGCATATATTGTTTTCACATCTTCCTGATCAAGATCCACCACTACTCCACGGGCGCCGATTCCGGGCATGACCGTGGCCGCGATGGTTCCGAGGTGTTTTCGCTTCTGAAACCAGTTATAAGAAGCTTCCATGGATTGGATACGATTTTTTAACATATACATCGCTTTCACGTTGAATAAGCCGCTTTTTAGTGCAAGCTGATGAGGCGAAATCGCCCAGCCCGCCGCTTTGTAACTTAAGTAGCCGAAATATGAAACGATGGGAAGCAATAACAAAAGCAACATTCCCCACGGACGCAGGAAATAAGCGGCGATGCAAACAGGAAGAATCCACACGTATAAAGGACGGGCCATATAGCGGATGCATGCGCGCTTTGGCAAAGCATTGAATTCATGGTGGATGCTATACTCCGGGAGGCAGGAAGAAATAACGGAAGCAATCCGTTCTTTCTTGATTAACGGGCAGAGTATAATATTTCCATGCTGGCCATCATCCAATGCCCCACCCGCATGAATGATATAAACGGAAGCATATCCAAACCAGCGGCGAATCATGTTTTCCTTTATTACAATCCCTTGAACCCGTGTGACAGACGTTGTCACTTTTCTTTTTTCCAGCAATCCTCTGGAAATGATGATGTTTTCATCTATTTTTTCTACCGTAAAAAACGCGTACCGCAGCATATTTTGAATAATGGATATCATATAGGCGGCAATAAAAATCGATAAAACAGCCACCATCGTATAAAATAAACCATACGCGAACACCGTTTGCGCATCTTTATATAGCATCTTGTAAGGAATGATGTTGTCAAATTGGGAGATAAAAACGAAAATGGCAGCAATAACGCTAAGTGCCCCTCCGCTTGTCACCGCTACTTGAAAAACTTCCCAAAAACTCATCGAAAAAATGATATTTTTCGGTTCTTCCTGTAATCGTTGATGGATGGAGACAAAAGAAGACTCAGTATTTTCATCCAGCATTGTCGTTTCATTATTGGTCATTTCTTTTGCCTTTCGAATCCAACGTTGAATTCGTTCGGCTTCTTCCCTTGTTACGGCCGTTAATACCACTTCAGCTTCTCCTAACTTATTTCCCGCTGTTTCTATATTGACTTTAACAACTCCTGCCAATCGTTGCAGAAAACCTTCGGAAATGGAAACGCCTTGAATGCGTTCGTAAGGAATATACCGTTTTCTTCTTACAAACACGCCATGTTCAATGCGCAATTCCCCTTCTTCCAACCGATAGGTAAAACGGAGCCAAGAAATAATTCCGATCACAATGGTGTACATGACAACAGCCGATGGCACGGCGATATCCCACATCGTGTTAATGGTTTTCTTCCCAACTATGATGAGAAGGACCAGCGGAAAAAACGCGTCTTTTAATTGTTTAACAATATTGGCGATGACGGAAATAGGATGCAGTCGTTTTTTCTCAGACATCGTCATCCGCCACCCTCACCAATTTGGAAATTGAATAGCGCAGTTCCTCTGCTTCCTCCTCATCGAGTGCCGGAATTTCATGCACCGTTGCGGCTGTCGAAATCGTCACGGAGGCCAGTTTGTATTTTTTAAATAATGGACCTTGCTTAGAATCGACGTGCTGCACACGAATCATTGGAATCAACGTGCGTTTTACCGTAAATAATCCTCGTTGAATCTCTATTTCCTGCTCGCGCACTTCATAGCGCCATCGCCGCCAGCGTAATCTTGGGATAAAAAAGAGGAACAAATAACCTTCCCCTATAAATAAAAGAATCAAGATCAGAATAATCCATTTCGGCCCGTCCAAAACGATCACTAGGACAGTGACAGTGGCAAAGACGGCAAAAGAAACGGCCAATCCGATCATGCCGTATATCCGCCATACCGATAACGCTCGTTCGGAGATTCTTTTTCTAGGCTCTCCATTCATGATTTCTCTACCCCCCTTAAACAAAGACAATCCATCGACGTAATGGTTATACGTATTTAGTATACAAGAAGTTTCCATCTTTAACTATCTGTTACTGTAGAATAACAAACTTTTGGAAAAGCAGGAGAATGAGCATGTTTCAAGAAAAATTATAGGATCGAAGCCATTGGAGAACGTGAATGATAAACCACTACGCTTATATTGTTCGTTCGCTGCGAAACCATCGCCCTTGCCAAGGCATTTGGTTTATACTGCAGCTCCTTCATCACTTTTAATACTTTTTTCACGCGTCTCTGGACTTGCAACCCCTTTTCCCGAAATGATGCGCGAAACCGTCGACTTCGAAACACCAGCCCTCAACGCGATGTCTTTAATGGTGTAGCCCACTAAAGTTAGCCTCTATACCGTTTGGTCCGGTTCGTTTTCAAAGCCGCATTCCAAGATGGATATTATACATGCATTCATTTGTCAAATCATTTGCAACTTCGTCATGAAAAAAGGCACGAATCAAATCCGTGCCTTCCGCCGTAACGAATCTATTTTTTTAAAACAGCGTCCATATCCGCGCTGGCTGTTTCTGTTTCCCATCGATGGCGTCATCGGATATAAACAAAAAAGCCAGGCGGTCATTTTGCCTATGCCGCATGGTTTAATGAAACAATCCGCTTTTTTTCGCTTTCGCATGCAGCGAATGCATGTATTTGTTCAACGGTTCTTTCAGAAGCGTACCTAATAAGAGAGCCAGGACGGCAAACATCATGAGACGAACCGCATCGTTTTTCACTTTTCCCCACACAATGCCGCCGACTGCTTCGCGCATCAAATCAATCGCATACGTAAACGGCAAAAACGGGTTGATGTTTTGGAAAAATTCCGGAATAAGCTGAACCGGATACGTCCCCCCTGCTCCGGCGATTTGGAAAACGAGCAGGACGATGGCCAGCGCCTTGCCGACGTCGCTGAATACTGATACGAGCGTAAAGACAATGACAATAAACACAAAGCTGCATAACAGCCCAAAGAGGATGAACCAGCCGGAGTCATGAATATAAATATTCTTTAAAAGAAATACATCTCCTAACGTGACAATAAGCGCCTGAATACTGCTGCATGTCCAAAACGTCAGCAGCCGGCCAAAATAAATTTCTCTGCTGGTATACCCTTCTGCCTCATAAGGTTCGGTAGAAAGCAACGACACTAACAGCAGACAGCCCACCCATATGGACAAGACGGTATAAAACGGGTTCATCCCCGATCCATAGTTCGGAAGCGGAAACAATCTATGCGTCTTTAAGTCGACGGGATGGGCCAAAAATTCACCTTTTGCTCTTGGATCATTTTTTAATAAACGAATGATGTCGTAGATGTTTGTCTCTTTTTTCAATTTTACAAGAAAGGAAGCGATATCGTTGACTTTCCGCGCAAGAAACGGATACTGATCGCTTGCCGTCTGCAACATTTCTTCCCCCTGCTTGAGACCGCTGCCGGCGTGCTGAAGAAACCGCTCTAATTCCAGAATGGTGTTGGCGATGTCCGCGAGTATGCGGCGGGCGTCTTGAAGCGTCTGCTTCGTTTCGTTCATTTTTTCTTTCATGAGTGGTGCGATATGTTGCTCGTATTCATTCATCACCCGATCGACTTGCTTTACCGCAGCTGCCGCCCGCTCATTTAGGTCGGTGAGAAGATGGTTGCCTAGCTGCGCCCCGTTTTCACTTTGCTCGTACGCTAACTTGGCAAGGCGTTGTGCTTCTCTTAAATTGGATTTTATGCCTGTCAGACGGCCGGACAATTGTTCCATATTGGCGGAAGCCGTGCGAGAGAAAGCTCTCTTTTCGATCATGTTATTGAATATGCGAAGCTGTGTTTGCGCTTCATCTGCCATTTGTTCCCCAGCTGCGGCCATGCTCTGGACGTCGGAAAGCCATTGCCGCTGCTGGGCAAGGGAAAGGTTTTCTTGCAGCTTGTTAGTTGCGGCATAGATGGACATGGCGATTTGCTGCAGCGTACGCAAATTTTCCGCGATTTGCGGCGTCAATGTCTTTGCTTTTGCTTCCGCTTTCGTGAAAAACTGATTCATTTCATCAAGCAACGCAATGCCGCTGTTGACGATCCGTTTCGCTTCGGGAAGCGTTTTTTCCGCTTTATTGACGAGCCGTTCCGCCTCTTTCGCGTCGGACATCGATTGGTTTAACAGCCGCTTGATTTCCGGCAGCTTCGTCTGCAGCTGAAAAATCAGGGTCTCAAAATGGCGAATATCTGGCAGCTGTTGTTCTAATGCCACCCCCGCTTCATGAAAGATAGAAAACAAAACGCTGTTGACAACAGCGACAAATTGATCGCTTACTTGCTCGGTGATGGTGCTTGCTCCTTTGGATGTGATTCTCGGCGCAATCGCGTTCTTTTTGTCATTTTCATAGTAATGAATGACGGCCTGCTCCGGCCTATCTTGCACAATGGTAGCCAATTTTTCTGAAAAATCGCTTGGAATGACGATCGTCGCAAAATAATCGCCATAGCGGACGTTTTTCATTCCTTCTTGTTTGCCAACAAATTGCCAGCCTAAGTCATGATTGTTTCGTAGCGCCCTAACAATTTCTTTTCCGGCGTTAAACGCATGTCCTTGAATTTTTGCCCCTTTGTCTTCATTGACAATTCCTACTTTAATGTTTCTCGTGTTGGCATACGGATCAATAGAAGCTTCGATATTCACCCACGCATAAAGCGATGGCAGAAGAAGCAATCCGCCTACCAATACCGCCGCTACCCAGTTTGTTGCTATTTGCTTCATATCGTGAACATAAAGATTCCATATCTTTTTCACGAACCTCAACTTCCCTTTAGTGTGATTAAACTGCTTTTGTTAGTATAAACCAATGAAAAAAAAACTAAACATAAGCGGCGGATTGGAAACGAGCACGGTATGTTTACAAAAAAACTGCTGGCTAACCAGCAGACACACATACCATATTATTTTTTATAAAACAGCCATAATGCGCAAAACAATAGTATGATTCCCATCATTCTTCTCATGTCAAAAGGAATGTGCTGCCCGCCAAGCAAGCCGAAGTGATCGATGATGGAACTCATCACCAACTGGCCCGCGATCACGGCCATGATGGAAGTAGCGACCCCTACTTTCGGAACGATGAGCACCATGACAAACACGTAAAACGCCCCAAGCACCCCACCGAGCAGTTGCCACTTCGGAACGGAAAACATTTGTAACAAGTCTCCTTTACCAAAAAACAATTGCACTAAAAATAACACGATTGTACCGATGAGAAAGGAAACGAACGCTCCTTCCATCACACCGACTCTTTTGCCAAGACCGCCGTTGACACCAGCCTGCACCGACGTTGCCATTCCGGCGACGATGGCAAGAATCATCCATAACCACTTCATTGCTAATCCACATCCTACATAATAATGAAAAACTTTACTAATTATCATATCATGGAGAACAATGGCATGGAAGAAGTTATTTCTATGATTTTTCAAAACAACAAAAATAGCAGACGGACCAACACCATCTGCCGTTTTTCTTTTATACTATTTATGGATGAGCAAATTTTGCAAAAGCGCCGATCGCCCATTTCAAATTTAGAGATCGATCATTGCATTTCCTTCTTTTCTTGCTAAAATAATAGATGTTGCTTTTCCTGTTGCACCATGTATACCGATGGTGTCTTTTTTTCATACACCTTAACGATGTAAGGAGAGAAATATATGAACATTAGAACTATCGTCGTAAACGGCATTTTAGCGGCTGTGTACATCGCGGTGACGATGCTGATTCAGCCGTTTGGATTTACTAACGTGCAGTTTCGCGTCTCGGAAATGCTGAATCATCTCGTCGTGTTTCATAAAAAATATTTCTTTGGTATTGTGTTCGGCGTCTTTTTTGCGAATTTGTTTTTCTCGCCGATGATGGCGTACGATCTCGTTTTCGGGGTCGGGCAGTCGGTCATCGCCCTCCTGATCACGATTTTTTCGATGCGGTATGTGAAAAATGTATGGGCGCGGATGGCCGTCAATACGCTGGTGTTTACGTTTACGATGTTCTTGATTGCCTGGGAGTTAAAGCTAGCGTTTGACCTGCCATTCTTTTTTACCTGGCTGACGACCGCAGCAGGAGAATTTGTCGTTATGGCGGTTGGCGCGCCGATT is a window encoding:
- a CDS encoding PH domain-containing protein, with the translated sequence MSEKKRLHPISVIANIVKQLKDAFFPLVLLIIVGKKTINTMWDIAVPSAVVMYTIVIGIISWLRFTYRLEEGELRIEHGVFVRRKRYIPYERIQGVSISEGFLQRLAGVVKVNIETAGNKLGEAEVVLTAVTREEAERIQRWIRKAKEMTNNETTMLDENTESSFVSIHQRLQEEPKNIIFSMSFWEVFQVAVTSGGALSVIAAIFVFISQFDNIIPYKMLYKDAQTVFAYGLFYTMVAVLSIFIAAYMISIIQNMLRYAFFTVEKIDENIIISRGLLEKRKVTTSVTRVQGIVIKENMIRRWFGYASVYIIHAGGALDDGQHGNIILCPLIKKERIASVISSCLPEYSIHHEFNALPKRACIRYMARPLYVWILPVCIAAYFLRPWGMLLLLLLPIVSYFGYLSYKAAGWAISPHQLALKSGLFNVKAMYMLKNRIQSMEASYNWFQKRKHLGTIAATVMPGIGARGVVVDLDQEDVKTIYAWLKRTNEAAKVSSD
- a CDS encoding PH domain-containing protein, encoding MNGEPRKRISERALSVWRIYGMIGLAVSFAVFATVTVLVIVLDGPKWIILILILLFIGEGYLFLFFIPRLRWRRWRYEVREQEIEIQRGLFTVKRTLIPMIRVQHVDSKQGPLFKKYKLASVTISTAATVHEIPALDEEEAEELRYSISKLVRVADDDV
- a CDS encoding ferritin-like domain-containing protein, with the translated sequence MYPYIYNYANLNRQSSIQSDKLIRDIEKAISGQYSAIQCYAKLAKMAPTDKQRVKILEIRDDEIKHYQRFTQIYVNLTGMQPNVKIIEKCPNTYVKGLEYALKDEQETVDFYLDIAEETNNPYIKDVFRRAAADEQNHAVWFLYYFIKNK
- a CDS encoding DMT family transporter, which encodes MKWLWMILAIVAGMATSVQAGVNGGLGKRVGVMEGAFVSFLIGTIVLFLVQLFFGKGDLLQMFSVPKWQLLGGVLGAFYVFVMVLIVPKVGVATSIMAVIAGQLVMSSIIDHFGLLGGQHIPFDMRRMMGIILLFCALWLFYKK
- a CDS encoding DUF1572 domain-containing protein gives rise to the protein MSVGQEYLKVVRKQFLDMKMTAERAMEQLSDDELFYRLNEESNSIAIIVKHMSGNMISRWTDFFHSDGEKPNRDRDAEFINDWSTREEVLACWEKGWNTFFTTLNEITENNLLKTVTIRNEPHSVIQAIERQMYHYSYHIGQIVYIAKQIKSTDWKTLTIPRKK
- a CDS encoding LacI family DNA-binding transcriptional regulator, coding for MGYTIKDIALRAGVSKSTVSRIISGKGVASPETREKSIKSDEGAAV
- a CDS encoding YhgE/Pip family protein, with protein sequence MKKIWNLYVHDMKQIATNWVAAVLVGGLLLLPSLYAWVNIEASIDPYANTRNIKVGIVNEDKGAKIQGHAFNAGKEIVRALRNNHDLGWQFVGKQEGMKNVRYGDYFATIVIPSDFSEKLATIVQDRPEQAVIHYYENDKKNAIAPRITSKGASTITEQVSDQFVAVVNSVLFSIFHEAGVALEQQLPDIRHFETLIFQLQTKLPEIKRLLNQSMSDAKEAERLVNKAEKTLPEAKRIVNSGIALLDEMNQFFTKAEAKAKTLTPQIAENLRTLQQIAMSIYAATNKLQENLSLAQQRQWLSDVQSMAAAGEQMADEAQTQLRIFNNMIEKRAFSRTASANMEQLSGRLTGIKSNLREAQRLAKLAYEQSENGAQLGNHLLTDLNERAAAAVKQVDRVMNEYEQHIAPLMKEKMNETKQTLQDARRILADIANTILELERFLQHAGSGLKQGEEMLQTASDQYPFLARKVNDIASFLVKLKKETNIYDIIRLLKNDPRAKGEFLAHPVDLKTHRLFPLPNYGSGMNPFYTVLSIWVGCLLLVSLLSTEPYEAEGYTSREIYFGRLLTFWTCSSIQALIVTLGDVFLLKNIYIHDSGWFILFGLLCSFVFIVIVFTLVSVFSDVGKALAIVLLVFQIAGAGGTYPVQLIPEFFQNINPFLPFTYAIDLMREAVGGIVWGKVKNDAVRLMMFAVLALLLGTLLKEPLNKYMHSLHAKAKKSGLFH
- a CDS encoding YidH family protein, producing the protein MKEKTQTTTEDSKYIQQHLANERTFLAWIRTAIAITGIGFLIINLHIRSSAHVLSTAAVQTIGILSVVTGICTIIFSTIGYFQKAKQINEQTFRTSRPLVLFLATLMLMMTLLFGYYFFITL
- a CDS encoding QueT transporter family protein, with protein sequence MNIRTIVVNGILAAVYIAVTMLIQPFGFTNVQFRVSEMLNHLVVFHKKYFFGIVFGVFFANLFFSPMMAYDLVFGVGQSVIALLITIFSMRYVKNVWARMAVNTLVFTFTMFLIAWELKLAFDLPFFFTWLTTAAGEFVVMAVGAPIMYAVNRRAHLDKLMET